A section of the Trachemys scripta elegans isolate TJP31775 chromosome 10, CAS_Tse_1.0, whole genome shotgun sequence genome encodes:
- the MRPL46 gene encoding 39S ribosomal protein L46, mitochondrial yields MARWRGALWSRGQMMAAPMQRVLYGGAGRWRWALGPRWVCASAAPRWRLAGALCLQRLPSITQALSPEEEAMAQLLHQIEVEKSNFSDHEIRRMAEEEQLQKRKDNIHDEEAVQAIVLAQDLEDAWEQKFQQFKAGPRITDADKRNDRTSLNRKLDRNLMLLVKEKVGNQEVWLLPQAEWQAGETLRSTAERALATLSGNCIQAKFLGNAPCGLYKYKFPRAFRTEGSVGAKIFFFKAFLQSGDLLQAERREDYVWVSKGELGDYLKPDYLKQVNRFLMDQ; encoded by the exons ATGGCTCGGTGGCGCGGTGCATTGTGGTCTCGAGGACAAATGATGGCGGCCCCCATGCAGCGGGTGTTGTACGGGGGCGCGGGGCGATGGAGGTGGGCGCTTGGCCCTCGTTGGGTGTGTGCCTCGGCCGCGCCCCGGTGGCGGCTCGCGGGTGCGCTGTGTCTGCAGAGGCTGCCTAGCATCACGCAGGCCCTGAGCCCGGAGGAGGAGGCGATGGCGCAGCTGCTGCACCAG ATAGAGGTGGAGAAAAGCAACTTTTCAGACCATGAGATCCGTCGCATGGCGGAAGAGGAGCAGCTACAGAAGAGGAAAGACAATATACATGATGAGGAAGCTGTGCAAGCTATTGTGTTGGCCCAAGACCTGGAGGATGCCTGGGAGCAGAAATTCCAACAGTTCAAAGCTGGCCCACGAATAACAG ATGCTGATAAGCGCAATGACCGGACATCTTTGAACAGGAAGCTGGATCGGAACCTGATGCTTCTGGTCAAAGAGAAAGTCGGCAACCAAGAGGTGTGGCTCCTGCCTCAGGCAGAGTGGCAGGCCGGAGAGACATTGCGAAGCACTGCAGAGAGAGCCTTGGCTACTCTCTCAG GAAATTGCATCCAGGCCAAATTCCTAGGGAATGCACCATGCGGGCTTTATAAGTACAAGTTCCCCAGGGCCTTCAGGACAGAGGGCAGTGTGGGGGCCAAAATATTCTTCTTCAAAGCCTTCCTCCAGAGCGGTGATCTGCTCCaggcagagaggagagaagacTACGTGTGGGTCAGCAAGGGGGAGCTGGGGGATTACTTGAAACCGGACTACCTAAAGCAAGTCAACAGATTTTTGATGGACCAGTGA
- the MRPS11 gene encoding 28S ribosomal protein S11, mitochondrial codes for MTRVLVVAWQRFLGARLGGYNVALCRGIHTGSQRLQGQIENTKSVAPEVTANQSKSDFSLFPPVPGQRSSLTWGGKKYEAIPIAHIKATYNNTHIQVISPDNLPFARTSCGTEGFRNAKKATAIAAQTAGIAAAAKACKKGVSHVRVVVKGLGPGRMFAIKGLTMGGLEVISITDNTPIPHNGCRPRKARRL; via the exons ATGACCCGGGTGCTGGTGGTTGCCTGGCAGCGGTTCTTAGGAGCCAGATTGGG TGGTTACAATGTTGCCTTGTGTCGTGGCATACACACAGGTTCCCAGAGGTTGCAGGGACAAATAGAGAATACAAAAAGTGTTGCACCTGAGGTGACAGCAAACCAAAGCAAGAGTGACTTCAG CCTTTTTCCCCCAGTACCAGGACAAAGAAGTTCCTTAACTTGGGGTGGAAAAAAATATGAAGCTATCCCAATAGCTCACATCAAAGCTACGTACAACAA CACCCACATCCAGGTCATCAGTCCTGACAACTTGCCATTTGCCCGTACGTCCTGTGGCACAGAAGGATTCAGAAATGCCAAGAAGGCCACTGCCATTGCAGCACAGACTGCAGGCATCGCAGCAGCAGCG AAAGCCTGCAAGAAGGGTGTGTCCCATGTGCGAGTGGTGGTGAAAGGTCTGGGCCCTGGGCGTATG TTTGCCATCAAGGGGTTGACCATGGGGGGTTTGGAGGTCATCTCCATCACAGACAATACCCCAATTCCACACAACGGTTGCCGTCCTCGGAAGGCACGAAGACTCTGA